In Nocardia sp. NBC_00403, the DNA window CGATTTCGTCGAGGTGATCGAGGGCTCCAGCTGGCCCGAGTAGGGCCGACCGGAAGGTTACAGGCACGTGTCGATTCGGCGCGGCGGGGCGGTGTGTCGCGGAAACTCGGGCAAATTCGTATTTTCCGCTTAAGGTCTTGATGCATGACCGACGCCGCTGCCGCGCCCGACACGACCGGGGCCGCCACGACCGGGGATGAGAGCGCCACCACCAGTGCGCCGATGATCTCGATGCGCAATGTGGATAAACACTTCGGTGAGCTCCATGTGCTGCGGGATGTCAACCTCGAAGTTCCCAAGGGACAGGTCGTCATTGTTCTCGGCCCCTCGGGGTCCGGGAAATCGACGCTCTGCCGCACCATCAACCGGCTGGAGCCGATCGACTCCGGCGATATCGCCATCGACGGTGTGCCGCTGCCTGCCGAGGGCCGCGCGCTCGCCGCATTGCGCGCCGATGTCGGGATGGTGTTCCAATCCTTCAACCTGTTCGCGCACAAGACCATCGTCGAGAACGTGATGCTCGCGCCGCTCAAGGTGCGCAAGATCGCCAAGAACGACGCCCGCGCCCGGGCGATGGAACTGCTCGAACGTGTGGGCATCGCCAACCAGGCCGACAAATATCCGGCGCAGCTGTCGGGTGGCCAGCAGCAGCGTGTAGCCATCGCGCGCGCCCTGGCGATGAGCCCTAAGGTGATGCTGTTCG includes these proteins:
- a CDS encoding amino acid ABC transporter ATP-binding protein, producing the protein MISMRNVDKHFGELHVLRDVNLEVPKGQVVIVLGPSGSGKSTLCRTINRLEPIDSGDIAIDGVPLPAEGRALAALRADVGMVFQSFNLFAHKTIVENVMLAPLKVRKIAKNDARARAMELLERVGIANQADKYPAQLSGGQQQRVAIARALAMSPKVMLFDEPTSALDPEMVQEVLDVMVSLAKEGMTMLVVTHEMGFARRAGNRVLFMADGQVVEDAEPEAFFTAPKSERAKDFLGKILSH